Below is a window of Rhodopseudomonas sp. P2A-2r DNA.
CAGGCGATGGAAATCGATCTCGTCGGCCTCGACGATGCCCTCGTTCGGATGCTCGAGCGCCCAGACCATGCCGCCGAGCACGGCCGAGGTCACCTGCAGGCCGGTGGCGTTCTGATAGGGTGCCAGTGCGCGGGTCTCCTCGATGGAGAGCTGCGAGCCGAACCAGTAGGCGTTCTTGCCGTGGCCGTAGAGCAGCACGCCGAGTTCATCGATGCCGTCGACGATCTCGTTCTCGTCGAGGATGTGGTGCTTCTCCTGCATCTTGGCGGCGCGGCCGAACATCTCATGCAGCGACAGCACCGCGTCGTCGGCGGGATGATAGGCGTAGTGGCAGGTCGGCCGGTAGACCGCCGTGCCCGATGCGTCGCGCACCGTGAAGTAGTCGGCGATCGAGATCGATTCGTTGTGCGTCACCAGGAAGCCGTATTGTGCGCCGGGGGTCGGGCACCACGAGCGCACGCGGGTGTTTGCGCCGGGCTGCATCAGGTAGATCGCCGCGCCGCAGCCGGACTCGTGGGTGTGGGCGTTCTCCGGCATCCATTTTTCATGGGTGCCCCAGCCGAGTTCGGACGGCTGCACGCCTTCCGACAGGAAGCCTTCGACCGACCAGGTGTTGACGAAGACATCGCGCTGCTTCGGAGTTTTGGCGCGCTGGGTGTCGCGCTCGGCGATGTGGATGCCCTTGACGCCGGCCTGGCGCATCAGGTCCGCCCATTCGGCCTTGGTCTTCGGCTCGTGGGCATTAAGCTGCAGGTCGGCGGCGAGATTGAGCAGCGCCTGCTTGACGAAGAACGAGACCATCCCGGGATTGGCGCCGCAGCAGGAGACGGCCGTTGTCGAGCCTGCGGGACGCGCTTTCTTGGCGGCCAGCGTGGCCTCGCGCAGCGCGTAGTTGGAGCGCGCTTCGGGGCCCTTCGAGGCGTCGAAATAGAAGCCGAGCCATGGCTCGTTGACGGTGTCGATGTAGAGCGCGCCGAGTTCGTTGCACAGCTCCATGATGTCTTTCGACCCGGTGTCGACCGACAGGTTGACGCAGAAGCCCTGGCCCCCACCTTCGGTGAGCAGCGGCGTCAACAGCTCGCGATAATTCTCCTTGGTGACCCCCTGCTGGATGAAGCGCACATTCTGCTTCTCGCAATGCGCCTTGCGGCCCTCGTCCTTGGGATCGAGCACGGTAACGCGCGACTTGTCGTAGTCGAGATGGCGCTCGATCAGCGGCAGCGTGCCTTTGCCGATCGAGCCGAAGCCGACCATGACGATGGGGCCGGTGATTTTCGCGTAGATCGGTGCGGCGGGGGAGGGGGACATCAGCTTCGGGCTCCAGACGGGATCAAGATGAATGCGCTGCTTCGCGCGTGGTTGAGAAAGGACAGTGGGGATGTGACGTCGGAATGAAATCGCGTGATCGAATATCCATGCCGGCCGTGAACGCCGTTCAGTGCCGTTCGCCGACCTCGAGAACGGTCAGCGAACGCGGTTCCCCCGAAGGCGTCTCGAATGGCATCGATTGCCCCGCGGAAAGGCCGATAAGCGCGGCTCCGACGGGGGTCAATACCGAAATCCGTCCGGCTGCCACATCGGCGGAGGTCGGGTAGACCAGTGTGACGTGCTTTGCCTGCCCGCTATTGTCGTCGCGGAACGTGACGTCGGACTCCATGCCGACGATGCCGGGCAAGGGATCGGTATCCGGCACAATGGTCGCGCGCTCGATCTCGCGGGCCAGAAACTCGGCCGTCACCGGATACTTGTCAGTCGCGGCCACGGCGAGCACGTTAAGGCGCTCACGGTCGCTGCGGCGGAGCGTGATGCACGGCAGTTCTTTGCGAAGGGAATGGATCATGGGTTTCACAGCCAAGTGAGGCCCGGCGCGCAACGCGACGAGCATTTCAAGTTGATGACGACGTTGAAATCGAACAAGCCCGGATGGCACGCGCGCGTGCGTCCGGGTCACATTCCTGCTTGAAGGTGACCGGCGCGGAGCAGTAGGCGGTTGCGGGGCAGGTTCGTCATGATGGTCGAAACCTATGGGTCCTGTGGCGAAAGTCAACCGCTGACAGTGCGCTGACGGGCGTGCGGCCCGATCGACCGGCCGTTGGCAATCAGCTGCGACGTTTCGCCGTCACCTCGATTTCGACCTTCATCTCCGGTTTGTAGAGGCCCGCGACCACCAGCAGGGTGGCCGCCGGGCGGATCTCGCCGAGATGGGCGCCGGTGACCGCGAATACCGCATCGGCATCGCCGGCATCGGTGATGTAATAGGTCGCGCGCACGATATCGGCCATGGCGAAGCCGGCCTCCGTGAGCGCGGCACCGATGGTCTTGAAGCAGTTCTGTGTCTGGACCGTGACGTCGGCCGGCATGGTCATGGTGGTGTAATCGTAGCCGGTGGTGCCGGACACGAAGACGAAATCGCCGTCGACCACGGCGCGGCTGTAGCCGGCGATCTTCTCGAACGGCGATCCGGTGGAAATCAGGCGGCGGGTCATGGCGGGTCCCTCGGAAGCGAACAGGCGCGGAAATGCCGTCTATTGGCGTTCAAATCAAGCCGCGTGGGCCAGTTCCGGGCGGCGGGTCGATGTGCGGCGGACCCACTTACCGCTCCCTAAGATGATCCCCCGGGCGCCGTCCAGCGCACCGGGCTTCAATGGCAGGCCAAGCAGGCGAACGCGCTCGAACGGCCCCGGCAGCGCCAGCTCCGCCATCCCGTCGCGCGAGAAGCCGAACCGGCTGTAATAGGGCGCGTCGCCGAGTAACACGACCGCGCTGTGGCCGAGCGCCCGCGCCGCGGCAATGGCGTGCTGCATCAGCGCGGCGCCAATGCCGAGTTCGCGCACGATGGGATCGACCGCCAGGGGGCCGAGCATCAGTGCGGCTCGGCCCCCGGCGTCGACATGCCAAAGCCGGATCGTGCCGACCAGCCGGCCTTGCGCCACCACCGAGAAGGCGAGGCCTTCGGCGGGCAGTCGTCCGTCACGCAGTCGCTGGCAGGTGCGGGCATGGCGCGCAGCGCCAAAGCACACATCCAGCAGAGATTCACGGGCGGCGACGTCGGAGCCCACTTCCGCACGGATCTCGTACGGACGGGCTGCGATGGGCAGGGCAACAGGGGTGTCGGTGGCGGTCTCGTGCAGATCGGTCATGGCATGTCGGTCCCCACTCCGCCGGGGCGGAGTGTTGTCATCCGGAATGGAAGGTGACGGGATGGGAGCCGGACGACCGGCTCCCCGCTTACTCAGGTCCGAGCGAAGCTCAGATGTGGAAGGTGCGCAGCGGCGGGAAGCCGTTGAACGCCACCGAGGAGTAGGTCGACGTGTACGCCCCGGTGCCTTCGATCAGCAGCTTGTCGCCGATCTCGAGGGTTACGGGCAGCGGATACGGCAGCTTCTCGTACATCACGTCGGCCGAATCACAGGTCGGGCCGGCCAGCACGCAGGGCGTCATCTCGGCGCCGTCGTGGCGCGATTTGATGGCGTAGCGGATCGACTCGTCCATGGTCTCAGCGAGACCGCCGAACTTGCCGATATCCAGGTACACCCAGCGCACATCGTCCTCGTCGCTCTTCTTGGAGATCAGAACGACTTCGGTCTCGATGATGCCGGCATTGCCGACCATGCCGCGACCCGGCTCGATGATGGTCTCCGGGATCGCGTTGCCGAAATGCTTGCGCAGCGCACGGAAGATCGAACGGCCGTACTGCACGACCGCGGGGACTTCCTTGAGGTACTTGGTCGGGAATCCGCCGCCCATGTTGACCATGGACAGGTTGATTCCACGCTCCGCGCAGTCGCGGAACACCGACGAGGCCATCGCCAAAGCGCGGTCCCACGCCTTCACCTTGCGCTGCTGCGAGCCGACATGGAACGAAATGCCGTAGGGCTCCAGGCCAAGGCGCTTGGCGAGCTCAAGCACGTCGACAGCCATCTCCGGATCGCAGCCGAACTTGCGCGACAGCGGCCATTCGGCGCCGGCGCAGTCATAGAGGATGCGGCAGAACACGCGTGCGCCGGGGGCGGCACGGGCGATCTTCTCCACCTCTGCGCTGCAGTCGACCGAGAACATACCAATGCCGAGCGCATGCGCACGGGCGATGTCGCGTTCCTTCTTGATGGTGTTGCCGAACGAGATGCGGTCGGGCGTGGCACCGGCGTCGAACGCCATCTGGATCTCCTGCACTGAGGCGCAGTCGAAGCACGACCCCATGGACGCAAGCAGCGACAGCACTTCCGGCGCCGGGTTGGCCTTCACCGCATAGAACACGCGGGAGTCCGGCAGCGCCTTGGCAAAGCTCTGGAAGTTGTCGCGCACGACTTCGAGGTCGACCACGAGACACGGCTCGAGGTCCTGACCTTCGTTGCGGCGGGCGCGGAGGAATTCCTGAATACGTTCAGTCATAGCACTCTCCCAAACGGCCCGGCAAAGGGGTCACGTTCAAAAAATGATGACGGTTCAGCGCTTCCGGACCCAGACGCGCGATGGAGGCGCGGCAAAGCCAAAAGCTCAGACCGTAAGTGCTGCCGTGGATTGGTTGGGAGTGATCCCGCCCGCACACCTGGCAATGAAGGACAAGCCTCTTCGGTATTCGCGCTGGCTGATGGAAAGCCAGCAGAGACCAAAAAGCCCGATCCGTCGTTGCTTTAAGTCGCGTCCCCCGTTGAGAACGAGGTGCGCCGGTTCGCCTCCGGCTGCCAGTCACGGTTGCAAGGATCAAAGTCGCCTTCAACGGCATCCCTGGAGAGAGATGCTGGCCTCCCGCAAAAATCAGCGGGCGACCCTCGGCTTCCTTGTCCCTTGGCGGCTGTCCGGCCTCTTGTCCGGATACCTACCGACTGACACACGACCACAGGCACGTGCGAAATTGGGCAAGAGTGCAAATAGGTCCTTTGACTCGGGGGCGCAACAATTTTTTTGGTCGCGGGAAAAATTTTTCCCGCGTGCGTGGCGATGCGTCGCGCGATGCGTGCTTCAACTACCGAAGATGAACGGGCGTTAAGCTTCGTGAAGGAAGTGTGAGTGAGTTGGCGGAGCGCGTAACGCACTCAGTTGTCATCCCCGCGCAGGCGGGGGCCAGTAAACGCAGGCATCGGCGATGAAGCGCAAGGCCAGCGATTCCTCGGTCGCCTGGTCAAGCCGGGCGACGACAGCGTTACGTCAGCCGCGGCGGGTGAACGGCTCGATGCGCTGCGCGTTGCGGATGAAGCCCACCATGATGGCGACGCCGGCGAGGAACAGGATCACCTGCAGGATGTGCTCGCCCATGGTGTCGAGCCCGAACAAGATCGACAGCGCCCAGCCGCCGGCGAACGCCGCGCCGAACACCTCGGCGCCGATCAGAATCGCGGCGGAGATCACGGTGACGACGCTGGGCCAGTAGATGCGGCGGGGGGCGGTGGAAGTGGTCATGGCTCGAAGTCCTGTTTCGGCCGGCAATCTCTCTGAAAAAGCCCGCTGCGGCAAGCGCTAAAGGGCGTAAAAAGCCCCATCGCGTGGTATAGATCGCTCCTCAAATAGCCGGCAAATCAGGATTTATGATGTCAGATAGCTTGGATACGGTGGTCACCTCGCCCGCGCTCGACAACCCGCTTCTCAAGGCCTGGACGACGCCCTTCGAGACGCCGCCGTTCGCCGAGATTCTGCCTGAGCACTTCATGCCGGCCTTCGAACAGGCCTTCTTCGACCATTCGGCCGAGATCGCCGCCATCGTCAACGATCCCGCGGCCCCCGACTTCGCCAATACAATCACCGCGCTGGAGCGGTCCGGCAAGCTGCTGAACCGGGTTGCAGCGGTGTTCTA
It encodes the following:
- a CDS encoding homospermidine synthase, with product MSPSPAAPIYAKITGPIVMVGFGSIGKGTLPLIERHLDYDKSRVTVLDPKDEGRKAHCEKQNVRFIQQGVTKENYRELLTPLLTEGGGQGFCVNLSVDTGSKDIMELCNELGALYIDTVNEPWLGFYFDASKGPEARSNYALREATLAAKKARPAGSTTAVSCCGANPGMVSFFVKQALLNLAADLQLNAHEPKTKAEWADLMRQAGVKGIHIAERDTQRAKTPKQRDVFVNTWSVEGFLSEGVQPSELGWGTHEKWMPENAHTHESGCGAAIYLMQPGANTRVRSWCPTPGAQYGFLVTHNESISIADYFTVRDASGTAVYRPTCHYAYHPADDAVLSLHEMFGRAAKMQEKHHILDENEIVDGIDELGVLLYGHGKNAYWFGSQLSIEETRALAPYQNATGLQVTSAVLGGMVWALEHPNEGIVEADEIDFHRLLEIQGPYLGPVKGYYTDWTPLTDRPGLFPEDIDTSDPWQFKNVLVR
- a CDS encoding GNAT family N-acetyltransferase, with protein sequence MTDLHETATDTPVALPIAARPYEIRAEVGSDVAARESLLDVCFGAARHARTCQRLRDGRLPAEGLAFSVVAQGRLVGTIRLWHVDAGGRAALMLGPLAVDPIVRELGIGAALMQHAIAAARALGHSAVVLLGDAPYYSRFGFSRDGMAELALPGPFERVRLLGLPLKPGALDGARGIILGSGKWVRRTSTRRPELAHAA
- a CDS encoding RidA family protein — its product is MTRRLISTGSPFEKIAGYSRAVVDGDFVFVSGTTGYDYTTMTMPADVTVQTQNCFKTIGAALTEAGFAMADIVRATYYITDAGDADAVFAVTGAHLGEIRPAATLLVVAGLYKPEMKVEIEVTAKRRS
- the rnk gene encoding nucleoside diphosphate kinase regulator, which codes for MIHSLRKELPCITLRRSDRERLNVLAVAATDKYPVTAEFLAREIERATIVPDTDPLPGIVGMESDVTFRDDNSGQAKHVTLVYPTSADVAAGRISVLTPVGAALIGLSAGQSMPFETPSGEPRSLTVLEVGERH
- a CDS encoding type III PLP-dependent enzyme; the protein is MTERIQEFLRARRNEGQDLEPCLVVDLEVVRDNFQSFAKALPDSRVFYAVKANPAPEVLSLLASMGSCFDCASVQEIQMAFDAGATPDRISFGNTIKKERDIARAHALGIGMFSVDCSAEVEKIARAAPGARVFCRILYDCAGAEWPLSRKFGCDPEMAVDVLELAKRLGLEPYGISFHVGSQQRKVKAWDRALAMASSVFRDCAERGINLSMVNMGGGFPTKYLKEVPAVVQYGRSIFRALRKHFGNAIPETIIEPGRGMVGNAGIIETEVVLISKKSDEDDVRWVYLDIGKFGGLAETMDESIRYAIKSRHDGAEMTPCVLAGPTCDSADVMYEKLPYPLPVTLEIGDKLLIEGTGAYTSTYSSVAFNGFPPLRTFHI